A genomic segment from Paenibacillus sp. FSL K6-1096 encodes:
- a CDS encoding CapA family protein — protein sequence MRRYAVILMILLLLVPAAGVSGQGAAPQEEIRLAFAGDILLDGFVGEQIAKYGVNFPFQKVAPVMKKADLAFANLETPVSVRGEAAGKTFVFRSKPAALAGLSYAGIDGVTLANNHILDYGRTAMLDTLTHLDRNKIGHTGAGSNAEEAFKPYTKTVKGKRIAILGASRVLSDPSWYAGKNSPGAASAYKDEPLLSAIKKSAKENDYTIVYMHWNQEFKDYPEAYARKLARQMIDSGADIILGAHSHCLMGIEYYKHKPIYYSLGNFVFNRSTRGGDKTLHTMLVHFTIGKSGVTSSITPVKIIGGQPNFMGDAYNKETVRKLNQLSYNAKISPGGVVSEKP from the coding sequence TTGCGCAGATATGCTGTTATACTCATGATTCTGCTCCTGCTTGTCCCGGCTGCGGGAGTCAGCGGGCAAGGGGCTGCCCCGCAGGAGGAGATTCGCCTCGCGTTTGCCGGGGATATCCTGCTGGACGGCTTTGTCGGGGAGCAGATCGCCAAATACGGTGTGAATTTCCCTTTTCAGAAGGTGGCACCGGTGATGAAGAAGGCGGACTTGGCCTTCGCCAATCTGGAGACGCCGGTCTCGGTGCGCGGGGAGGCGGCAGGCAAGACGTTTGTCTTCCGCTCGAAGCCGGCGGCGCTGGCCGGACTGAGTTATGCGGGGATTGACGGGGTCACCCTGGCGAACAATCACATCCTCGACTATGGACGGACCGCCATGCTGGATACGCTGACGCATCTCGACCGGAACAAGATCGGGCATACCGGTGCCGGGTCCAATGCCGAAGAGGCCTTTAAGCCGTACACCAAGACCGTTAAGGGCAAGCGGATCGCCATTCTGGGCGCCAGCCGGGTGCTGTCTGACCCTTCCTGGTACGCCGGCAAGAACAGCCCGGGCGCAGCCTCCGCCTACAAGGATGAGCCGCTGCTGAGCGCGATTAAGAAGTCTGCCAAGGAGAACGATTATACCATTGTCTACATGCACTGGAATCAGGAATTCAAGGATTACCCAGAGGCGTATGCCCGCAAGCTGGCCCGGCAGATGATTGACAGCGGAGCGGATATTATTCTCGGGGCGCACAGCCACTGCCTTATGGGAATTGAATATTACAAGCATAAGCCGATTTATTATTCGCTGGGGAATTTCGTCTTCAACCGCTCCACACGGGGCGGGGACAAGACCCTGCATACCATGCTGGTTCACTTCACGATCGGGAAGTCAGGGGTGACAAGCAGCATTACTCCGGTCAAAATTATTGGCGGACAGCCTAATTTCATGGGCGACGCCTATAATAAAGAGACGGTCAGGAAGCTGAACCAGCTCTCCTATAATGCCAAGATCTCGCCCGGCGGAGTGGTCAGCGAGAAGCCCTGA